From Salinirubellus salinus, the proteins below share one genomic window:
- a CDS encoding aminotransferase class I/II-fold pyridoxal phosphate-dependent enzyme codes for MDVAPFELERFFAEHEHGNLMLAESGIRPLPASEFDLDPGELGYTIPTAGDPDLRARVAERYDRPAAEVLFTCGTQEANFLVFASLLEPSDHVVVVTPTYQSLYALPEALADVTRVELSGPDWSLDPDRVAEAMRPETALVVINNPNNPTGRYHDADTVRAVYETAADHGAYLLGDEVYRLLAADPLPPVASLGEYGVSTTGLSKAFGLAGLRFGWVAGDADLVAGAARWKDYTTIAPPKVSQHVARQVFDREAVLLERNREHAAENRALLRSFLDEHDCSWYEGVGVNAFPEVPAGFESGLEFCEALVEAEGVVLAPGGAFGHPDRFRVGFGGPTDELVAGLDRLGRFLDGR; via the coding sequence ATGGACGTCGCCCCCTTCGAACTCGAGCGGTTCTTCGCCGAACACGAACACGGCAACCTGATGCTCGCCGAGTCGGGTATCCGCCCGCTCCCGGCGAGTGAGTTCGACCTCGACCCCGGCGAACTCGGCTACACCATCCCGACCGCCGGTGACCCCGACCTCCGCGCCCGCGTCGCAGAGCGCTACGACCGGCCCGCCGCGGAGGTGCTGTTCACCTGCGGGACGCAGGAGGCGAACTTCCTCGTGTTCGCCTCCCTGCTGGAGCCGTCCGACCACGTCGTCGTCGTGACCCCGACCTACCAGTCGCTGTACGCGCTTCCCGAGGCGCTCGCGGACGTGACCCGCGTCGAACTCTCCGGCCCCGACTGGTCGCTGGACCCCGACCGGGTCGCCGAGGCGATGCGACCGGAGACGGCACTGGTCGTCATCAACAACCCGAACAACCCGACCGGCCGGTACCACGACGCGGATACGGTCAGGGCCGTCTACGAGACGGCGGCCGACCACGGTGCCTACCTGCTGGGCGACGAGGTGTACCGACTGCTCGCGGCCGACCCGCTCCCACCGGTGGCGTCGCTCGGCGAGTACGGCGTCAGCACGACCGGCCTCTCCAAGGCGTTCGGCCTCGCCGGCCTCAGGTTCGGCTGGGTCGCCGGCGACGCCGACCTCGTCGCGGGCGCCGCGCGGTGGAAGGACTACACCACCATCGCGCCCCCGAAGGTGAGCCAGCACGTCGCCCGGCAGGTGTTCGACCGGGAGGCGGTGCTGCTCGAACGCAACCGCGAGCACGCCGCCGAGAACCGCGCCCTGTTGCGCTCCTTCCTCGACGAGCACGACTGCTCGTGGTACGAAGGGGTCGGCGTCAACGCCTTCCCCGAAGTCCCAGCTGGCTTCGAGTCGGGGCTGGAATTCTGCGAGGCGCTCGTCGAGGCCGAAGGCGTGGTGCTCGCACCGGGTGGCGCGTTCGGCCACCCCGACCGGTTCCGCGTCGGCTTCGGCGGCCCGACCGACGAGCTGGTGGCCGGACTGGACCGTCTGGGGCGGTTCCTCGACGGTCGCTGA
- a CDS encoding ABC1 kinase family protein gives MALLRAYRRFFVVAYQFLPLLLAYARDRKRFLFFGSGRTVDSATRRRRAQRLLESMLTLGPTFIKLGQLLSTRPDVLPPEYVEEFEQLQDNVPPAEWSQAKQVLEEDLGPIDERFAEFDTEAISGASLGQVYTAKVDGQPVAVKIRRPGIEELVSADLRVIRFSIPILMRFVDEARSFSLETLADEFEKTITEEMDYAREREMLEGVRGNFVDEPKIRIPRSVPSHSSGRVLTMEYVPGTKISELDDLDELGVDRHELAERLQRSYLQMLIVDGVFHADPHPGNLAVQDDGTIVFYDFGMSGRVDSFIQEKIVDFYAAVAAQDIDRILDTLIEMGTLSPTADRELMSDIMELAIQDARGDDIEQYRVNQIVNQVEDTIYEFPLRLPPNLALVLRVATVVEGVCVTLDPDFDFIAVATAYLRENGFLEDSARQFVEDRAREARQSVESVFRTPPKLETALDKVNRDNLAVEATLVDDRNVFDRLAKRLILGLLLTGTVLSTAILYAFSAPTAAIVPGVGTVVVAVLLLLSFRSRRGIRATPQFTRQSMRERRED, from the coding sequence GTGGCACTCCTCCGCGCGTACCGACGGTTCTTCGTCGTCGCCTACCAGTTCCTGCCGCTGTTGCTCGCCTACGCGAGGGACCGCAAGCGGTTCCTCTTCTTCGGCAGCGGCCGCACCGTCGACTCGGCGACCCGTCGGCGTCGGGCACAGAGACTCCTCGAGTCGATGCTCACGCTCGGCCCGACGTTCATCAAACTCGGGCAACTGCTCTCGACGCGCCCGGACGTCCTCCCCCCGGAGTACGTCGAGGAGTTCGAGCAGTTACAGGACAACGTCCCGCCCGCCGAGTGGTCGCAGGCGAAGCAGGTCCTCGAGGAGGACCTCGGCCCCATCGACGAGCGGTTCGCCGAGTTCGACACCGAGGCCATCTCCGGTGCCTCGCTCGGGCAGGTCTACACCGCGAAGGTCGACGGCCAGCCAGTCGCCGTCAAGATCCGTCGCCCCGGTATCGAGGAGCTCGTCAGCGCCGACCTCCGGGTCATCCGCTTCTCCATCCCCATCCTGATGCGGTTCGTCGACGAGGCCCGGTCGTTCTCGCTGGAGACGCTGGCCGACGAGTTCGAGAAGACCATCACCGAGGAGATGGACTACGCCCGCGAGCGCGAGATGCTCGAGGGCGTTCGGGGGAACTTCGTCGACGAGCCGAAGATACGCATCCCACGGTCGGTGCCGAGTCACTCCTCCGGGCGCGTCCTCACGATGGAGTACGTCCCTGGCACCAAGATATCGGAGCTGGACGACCTCGACGAACTCGGCGTCGACCGGCACGAACTCGCCGAGCGGCTCCAGCGGTCGTACCTCCAGATGCTCATCGTCGACGGCGTCTTCCACGCCGACCCCCACCCCGGCAACCTCGCGGTACAGGACGACGGGACCATCGTCTTCTACGACTTCGGGATGTCCGGCCGGGTCGACTCGTTCATCCAGGAGAAGATCGTCGACTTCTACGCCGCCGTCGCCGCGCAGGACATCGACCGCATCCTCGATACGCTCATCGAGATGGGGACGCTCTCGCCGACGGCCGACCGCGAGTTGATGAGCGACATCATGGAACTCGCCATCCAGGACGCCCGCGGCGACGACATCGAGCAGTACCGGGTGAACCAGATCGTGAACCAGGTCGAGGACACCATCTACGAGTTCCCGCTGCGCCTGCCGCCGAACCTCGCGCTCGTCCTCCGGGTCGCCACCGTGGTCGAGGGCGTCTGCGTGACCCTCGACCCCGACTTCGACTTCATCGCCGTCGCCACGGCGTACCTCCGTGAGAACGGCTTCCTCGAGGACTCCGCCCGGCAGTTCGTCGAGGACCGCGCCCGCGAGGCACGCCAGTCCGTCGAGTCCGTCTTCCGCACGCCACCGAAACTGGAGACCGCACTCGACAAGGTCAACCGCGACAACCTCGCCGTCGAGGCGACGCTCGTCGACGACCGCAACGTCTTCGACCGCCTCGCCAAGCGCCTCATCCTCGGGCTGTTGCTGACCGGGACCGTCCTCTCGACAGCCATCCTCTACGCGTTCTCGGCCCCGACCGCGGCCATCGTGCCCGGCGTCGGTACCGTCGTCGTCGCTGTCCTGTTGCTCCTCTCGTTCCGCAGCCGCCGGGGCATCCGCGCGACGCCGCAGTTCACCCGACAGAGCATGCGTGAACGGCGGGAGGACTGA
- a CDS encoding Hsp20/alpha crystallin family protein — protein MSALRDALRDLPDAVFADLLESEEAYLVVLDLPGVSADTLDVTVDRGRLRIEARREKSLPSEYRYLTEDRSLFLDAELPLPPDATGDGAEATMRKGVLELHLPKSRGDAGTHVEVTDA, from the coding sequence ATGTCAGCGCTTCGCGATGCCCTGCGCGACCTGCCCGACGCGGTGTTCGCGGACCTCCTCGAGTCGGAGGAGGCCTACCTCGTCGTCCTCGACCTCCCCGGCGTGAGCGCGGACACGCTCGACGTGACCGTGGACCGTGGTCGCCTCCGCATCGAGGCCCGACGCGAGAAGTCCCTCCCCAGCGAGTACCGGTACCTCACGGAGGATCGCTCGCTGTTCCTCGACGCCGAACTCCCCCTGCCCCCGGACGCCACCGGCGACGGCGCCGAGGCCACGATGCGCAAGGGAGTGCTCGAACTCCACCTCCCGAAGTCCCGTGGTGACGCCGGAACGCACGTCGAAGTGACGGACGCGTAG
- a CDS encoding cation diffusion facilitator family transporter gives MDRRTALRRVGLLVLGANLVLVLAKAAVYGLTGSLAVGSEAVNSLADTVYSLVVLGGLYLTTQPPDFEHPHGHERIEPFVSLFVALGVFAAGGLVLWQAGRSVLSGDVAVGAGGPAVGVLVFAALVKYGLFRYVLRIAGEYHSPALRATALDNRNDILTAGAALVGVLGAAAGFPLLDPLAAGVVAFGILYTGYDIVRDNVGYLVGSAPPEDLRAEIVRRALSHPEVRGAHDVVAHYVGPEVDVSLHIEVEGERTLLEAHDIETAVVESIRELPGIDDVFVHVDPREAGEWKPDHEVDRLAGDGAGESGSAESR, from the coding sequence GTGGACCGACGGACCGCGCTCCGGCGAGTGGGACTCCTCGTGCTGGGTGCCAACCTCGTCCTGGTGCTCGCGAAGGCCGCCGTCTACGGGCTGACCGGGAGCCTCGCCGTCGGGTCCGAGGCCGTCAACAGTCTCGCGGACACGGTGTACAGTCTCGTCGTCCTGGGCGGCCTCTACCTGACCACGCAACCGCCTGACTTCGAGCACCCGCACGGTCACGAGCGCATCGAACCGTTCGTCTCGCTGTTCGTCGCGCTGGGCGTGTTCGCCGCGGGTGGACTCGTCCTCTGGCAGGCCGGCCGGAGCGTCCTCTCGGGAGACGTCGCGGTCGGGGCCGGCGGCCCCGCCGTGGGCGTCCTCGTCTTCGCCGCGCTCGTCAAGTACGGGCTGTTCCGCTACGTCCTGCGGATCGCCGGCGAGTACCACTCCCCGGCGCTGCGGGCGACGGCGCTGGACAACCGCAACGACATCCTCACCGCCGGCGCGGCGCTGGTGGGCGTCCTCGGTGCGGCCGCGGGCTTCCCGCTGCTGGACCCGCTTGCCGCCGGGGTCGTCGCGTTCGGCATCCTCTACACCGGTTACGACATCGTCCGTGACAACGTGGGCTACCTCGTCGGCTCCGCCCCGCCGGAGGACCTCCGGGCCGAGATCGTGCGGCGCGCGCTCTCGCACCCCGAGGTGCGGGGCGCCCACGACGTCGTGGCACACTACGTCGGCCCCGAGGTGGACGTCTCGCTCCACATCGAGGTCGAGGGGGAACGGACGCTGCTGGAGGCCCACGACATCGAGACGGCGGTGGTCGAGTCCATCCGCGAACTCCCCGGTATCGACGACGTGTTCGTCCACGTCGACCCGCGCGAGGCCGGGGAGTGGAAGCCGGACCACGAGGTCGACCGACTCGCCGGCGACGGAGCGGGTGAGTCGGGGTCGGCGGAGTCCCGCTGA
- a CDS encoding HTH domain-containing protein, translating to MTPDTRYEFDLFVRSLEPRTAAPAHEDVAVWLDHLADDEQVSLEVRVWGDALPLTSPIAGMPAAEALREQVAEIRRWATERGVDLPGFEQVETDTLVGRPRTALRLPSPLVVASRDGEIVWVAPHLDGGRHRGVREVVGELLESPEMGPRAADIRP from the coding sequence ATGACCCCGGACACCCGGTACGAGTTCGACCTCTTCGTGCGCTCGCTGGAACCCAGAACCGCGGCCCCCGCCCACGAGGACGTCGCAGTGTGGCTCGACCACCTCGCGGACGACGAGCAGGTCTCCCTCGAGGTGCGGGTCTGGGGGGATGCGCTCCCACTGACGTCGCCGATTGCGGGGATGCCCGCCGCCGAAGCCCTCCGTGAGCAGGTGGCCGAGATCCGGCGGTGGGCGACCGAGCGAGGTGTCGACCTCCCCGGCTTCGAGCAGGTCGAGACGGACACGCTCGTGGGTCGCCCGCGCACGGCGCTCAGGCTCCCGTCGCCGCTGGTCGTCGCCTCGCGGGACGGCGAGATCGTCTGGGTGGCACCCCACCTCGACGGCGGGAGACACCGCGGCGTCCGCGAGGTCGTGGGTGAGCTACTGGAGTCTCCAGAGATGGGGCCGAGAGCGGCCGACATCCGGCCCTGA
- a CDS encoding RAD55 family ATPase, with amino-acid sequence MTHVDRVSTGIRMLDRHLDGGLRPGSLTSLVASPASQVNPLFYEFMEDRSWLYLSTYRSTRAVEEELDELLWGDVEVAHVGVDRPARRIKEAIGNMTGERHVIVDPMTPVEANTSTGQYVDLLNGLKDYLLDTGCIALLYCTEQETVPDRRETTLTMADVVWELDVVVESKGIETRLTVPKYRSRRAIDEVIKLDLGQKAVVDASKNIA; translated from the coding sequence GTGACACACGTGGACCGAGTCTCGACGGGAATCAGGATGCTGGACCGACACCTGGACGGTGGGCTGCGACCGGGGAGTCTGACGAGTCTCGTCGCCTCGCCCGCGAGTCAGGTGAACCCGCTGTTCTACGAGTTCATGGAGGACCGGTCGTGGCTCTACCTGAGCACGTACCGGAGCACCAGGGCGGTCGAGGAGGAACTGGACGAACTGCTCTGGGGGGACGTGGAGGTGGCACACGTCGGCGTGGACCGGCCCGCCAGACGTATCAAGGAGGCCATCGGCAACATGACCGGTGAACGGCACGTCATCGTCGACCCGATGACGCCCGTGGAGGCGAACACGAGCACCGGGCAGTACGTCGACCTGCTGAACGGGCTGAAGGACTACCTCCTCGACACCGGCTGTATCGCGCTGCTCTACTGCACCGAACAGGAGACGGTACCGGACCGGCGAGAGACGACGCTCACGATGGCGGACGTCGTGTGGGAGCTGGACGTGGTGGTGGAGTCGAAAGGCATCGAGACGCGCCTCACGGTCCCGAAGTACCGGTCGCGCCGGGCCATCGACGAGGTCATCAAACTCGACCTCGGGCAGAAAGCCGTCGTCGACGCCTCGAAGAACATCGCCTGA
- a CDS encoding PAS domain-containing sensor histidine kinase, which yields MNEEDEHRLQEASPERSLGARMFGERVLDAVPETVFVFDPTGRLVWWNQHATTATGYDDAELASLDPGELVVEDERTRVEKWVRNLFEGEQDQSVIETVLVDAAGQPVPYEFVGAVLDDSGGVAGAVATGRDISERRARQELERQNERLEEFASVVSHDLRNPLTVAEGYLSLARLEVDNDDLEQVARAHKRMYDLIEDLLTLARAGRAVGEPELVELATVARQGWASVETGESELHVTGDATFEADPRRLRELFENLFRNAVEHGSRRPASQARQDAVEHGTTSRVPIGDDTRGSATPRVAVTVGTLEADGECVGFYVEDDGPGIPEEIRDEVFESGYTTGDGGTGFGLAIVEDIVEAHGWDVAAVAGPSGGARFEVQVRDPTAPD from the coding sequence GTGAACGAAGAAGACGAACACCGCCTACAGGAGGCCTCGCCGGAGCGGTCGCTAGGTGCCCGCATGTTCGGTGAACGGGTCCTCGACGCGGTGCCGGAGACGGTGTTCGTCTTCGACCCGACCGGACGGCTGGTCTGGTGGAACCAGCACGCCACGACGGCGACGGGCTACGACGACGCGGAACTCGCCTCGCTCGACCCCGGTGAACTCGTCGTCGAAGACGAACGCACCCGGGTCGAGAAGTGGGTCCGGAACCTCTTCGAAGGGGAGCAGGACCAGTCCGTCATCGAGACGGTGCTCGTCGACGCCGCCGGGCAGCCGGTCCCCTACGAGTTCGTCGGTGCGGTGCTGGACGACAGCGGCGGTGTCGCCGGCGCCGTCGCGACCGGGCGTGACATCTCCGAGCGCCGGGCACGTCAGGAACTCGAGCGGCAGAACGAGCGCCTCGAGGAGTTCGCGAGCGTCGTCAGCCACGACCTGCGCAACCCGCTCACGGTGGCCGAGGGCTACCTCTCGCTGGCACGACTCGAGGTGGACAACGACGACCTCGAGCAGGTGGCGAGAGCCCACAAGCGGATGTACGACCTCATCGAGGACCTGCTGACGCTGGCGCGGGCCGGCCGTGCCGTCGGCGAGCCGGAACTCGTCGAACTCGCCACCGTCGCCCGACAGGGCTGGGCGAGCGTCGAGACGGGCGAGAGCGAACTCCACGTCACGGGTGACGCCACGTTCGAGGCCGACCCGCGTCGTCTCCGCGAACTGTTCGAGAACCTCTTCCGGAACGCCGTGGAGCACGGCTCCAGGAGGCCTGCCTCGCAGGCCCGGCAGGACGCCGTCGAGCACGGGACCACCTCCCGCGTCCCCATCGGGGACGATACCAGGGGGAGCGCCACCCCGAGGGTGGCGGTCACCGTCGGGACGCTCGAGGCGGACGGCGAGTGCGTCGGGTTCTACGTCGAGGACGACGGCCCCGGCATCCCCGAGGAGATCCGGGACGAGGTGTTCGAGTCGGGCTACACCACGGGCGATGGCGGGACCGGGTTCGGCCTCGCCATCGTCGAGGACATCGTGGAGGCACACGGCTGGGACGTCGCGGCGGTCGCGGGCCCGTCGGGTGGGGCGCGGTTCGAGGTGCAGGTCAGGGACCCGACGGCCCCCGACTGA
- a CDS encoding PspA/IM30 family protein — protein MGILSRASYVIRSKLNALLNRAEDPSETLDYSYEKMRDELQDVKKGIADLTTQKKRLEIQRRRLEENVEKHNEQAREAVRHDREDLARQALEKKQQKMAQIEELEVQIADLQETQDTLVEKKNELQDRIERFRTEKETMKARYEAAEASTRVSEALSGVGDEMEDTARAIERSRERTEEMEARAEAMDELADTGAFDQALSGEDELDRELREMRSNSEVEAELDTLRAEMGKESPAPTEREADSEVETVDADTDTEAEPADVDEEAVEAELEELSEEEQ, from the coding sequence ATGGGAATCCTCTCTCGGGCGTCGTACGTCATCCGGTCGAAACTGAACGCCCTCCTCAACCGGGCCGAGGACCCGTCGGAGACGCTCGACTACAGTTACGAGAAGATGCGTGACGAGCTACAGGACGTGAAGAAGGGTATCGCGGACCTCACGACGCAGAAGAAGCGCCTCGAGATACAGCGCCGACGGCTCGAGGAGAACGTCGAGAAACACAACGAGCAGGCTCGCGAGGCCGTGCGCCACGACCGCGAGGACCTCGCCCGGCAGGCCCTCGAGAAGAAACAGCAGAAGATGGCCCAGATCGAGGAACTGGAGGTCCAGATCGCCGACCTGCAGGAGACGCAGGACACCCTCGTCGAGAAGAAGAACGAGCTGCAGGACCGCATCGAGCGGTTCCGCACGGAGAAGGAGACGATGAAGGCCCGCTACGAGGCGGCCGAGGCGTCGACGCGTGTCTCCGAGGCGCTCTCCGGTGTCGGCGACGAGATGGAGGACACCGCGCGCGCCATCGAGCGGTCGCGCGAGCGGACCGAGGAGATGGAGGCGCGCGCCGAGGCGATGGACGAACTCGCCGACACGGGCGCGTTCGACCAGGCGCTGAGCGGCGAGGACGAACTGGACCGCGAACTCCGCGAGATGCGCTCGAACAGCGAGGTGGAGGCCGAACTGGACACGCTCCGTGCCGAGATGGGCAAGGAGTCGCCGGCGCCGACCGAGCGCGAGGCCGACAGCGAGGTCGAGACCGTGGACGCCGACACGGACACGGAGGCCGAACCGGCCGACGTGGACGAGGAGGCGGTCGAGGCCGAACTCGAGGAACTGAGCGAGGAAGAGCAGTAG
- the thrS gene encoding threonine--tRNA ligase → MSEVAITLPDGSVLSVEAGSTVEDVAYEIGPGLGKDTVAGVVDGELVDRNTPLHEDANLVIVTDQSDEYLRVLRHSAAHVFAQALQRLHPEAKLTIGPPTDDGFYYDVTDVDLDESDLEAIEAEMRDIVEADYDIVREERSREDAFESYADNEYKREILETEAAGEETVTFYKQDGWEDLCQGPHVDSTGEVGGFKLLDISAAYWRGDEENDTLTRVHGTAFPTEKDLEEYLERREEAKKRDHRKIGREMDLFSVPEHSPGCVHFHPNGMTIRRELEEYIRGKNTELGYEEVWTPELNKAELWKPTGHYENFTAQGEMFNWEQDDTEYGLKPMNCANHAYIFDRQKHSYRDLPIRFSEFGTCYRNEQSGELSGMLRVRGFTQDDGHAFVRPDQIRGEIVDALRVIEEIYGDVDLDVKYVLETQGDNAVGSDEIWAQATDALREALDSEGLDYETDHGEAAFYGPKIGINAVDALGREWTVGTVQLDFNIPERLDLTYTGEDNEEHRPVMIHRALLGSFERFMGVVIEHFDGKFPLWLAPEQVRVLPVSDENLGYAHRVKNALQERGVRATVEDRDQTVGRKIRGAHEDRLPYMLIVGDNEQEAGTVSVRDRQERETKDVDPETFYDHLEAERDEKRVAPDFLAD, encoded by the coding sequence ATGAGCGAGGTCGCTATCACGTTGCCCGACGGCTCCGTCCTCTCGGTCGAGGCGGGGTCGACGGTGGAGGACGTGGCCTACGAGATCGGACCCGGACTCGGGAAGGACACGGTCGCCGGCGTGGTCGACGGCGAACTGGTCGACCGCAACACGCCACTGCACGAGGACGCCAATCTCGTCATCGTCACCGACCAGTCCGACGAGTACCTCCGGGTCCTCCGGCACTCGGCGGCCCACGTCTTCGCACAGGCACTCCAGCGACTCCACCCCGAGGCGAAGCTCACCATCGGCCCCCCGACGGACGACGGGTTCTACTACGACGTGACGGACGTGGACCTCGACGAGTCGGACCTCGAGGCCATCGAGGCCGAGATGCGCGACATCGTCGAGGCGGACTACGACATCGTCCGCGAGGAGCGCTCGCGCGAGGACGCGTTCGAGTCGTACGCCGACAACGAGTACAAGCGCGAGATCCTGGAGACGGAGGCGGCCGGTGAGGAGACGGTCACGTTCTACAAGCAGGACGGCTGGGAGGACCTCTGTCAGGGCCCCCACGTCGACAGCACGGGCGAGGTCGGCGGGTTCAAACTCCTCGACATCTCCGCCGCGTACTGGCGCGGCGACGAGGAGAACGACACGCTGACGCGCGTCCACGGGACGGCGTTCCCCACCGAGAAGGACCTCGAGGAGTACCTCGAGCGGCGCGAGGAGGCCAAGAAGCGCGACCACCGCAAGATCGGCCGGGAGATGGATCTGTTCTCGGTCCCCGAGCACTCACCCGGCTGTGTCCACTTCCACCCCAACGGGATGACCATCCGGCGGGAACTGGAGGAGTACATCCGCGGGAAGAACACGGAACTCGGCTACGAGGAGGTCTGGACGCCGGAGCTCAACAAGGCCGAGCTCTGGAAGCCGACGGGACACTACGAGAACTTCACCGCGCAGGGTGAGATGTTCAACTGGGAGCAGGACGACACCGAGTACGGCCTGAAGCCGATGAACTGCGCGAACCACGCGTACATCTTCGACCGGCAGAAACACTCCTACCGCGACCTGCCCATCCGGTTCTCCGAGTTCGGCACCTGCTACCGCAACGAGCAGTCCGGCGAACTCTCCGGGATGCTGCGGGTCCGCGGGTTCACGCAGGACGACGGCCACGCGTTCGTCCGCCCGGACCAGATCCGCGGGGAGATCGTCGACGCGCTCCGCGTCATCGAGGAGATCTACGGCGACGTGGACCTCGACGTGAAGTACGTCCTCGAGACGCAGGGCGACAACGCCGTCGGCTCCGACGAGATCTGGGCGCAGGCGACCGACGCGCTCCGTGAGGCGCTCGACTCGGAGGGACTGGACTACGAGACGGACCACGGCGAGGCCGCGTTCTACGGCCCGAAGATCGGCATCAACGCCGTCGACGCGCTCGGCCGCGAGTGGACGGTCGGCACGGTCCAGCTCGACTTCAACATCCCCGAGCGCCTCGACCTGACCTACACGGGCGAGGACAACGAGGAGCACCGACCGGTGATGATCCACCGTGCACTGCTCGGCTCGTTCGAGCGGTTCATGGGCGTCGTCATCGAGCACTTCGACGGGAAGTTCCCGCTCTGGCTCGCGCCCGAGCAGGTCCGCGTCCTCCCCGTGAGCGACGAGAACCTCGGCTACGCCCACCGGGTGAAGAACGCGCTGCAGGAACGGGGGGTCCGCGCGACGGTCGAGGACCGCGACCAGACGGTCGGCCGGAAGATCCGCGGCGCCCACGAGGACCGCCTGCCGTACATGCTCATCGTCGGCGACAACGAGCAGGAGGCCGGCACGGTCTCCGTGCGGGACCGGCAGGAACGCGAGACGAAGGACGTCGACCCGGAGACGTTCTACGACCACCTCGAGGCAGAGCGCGACGAGAAGCGGGTCGCACCGGACTTCCTCGCGGACTGA